The DNA sequence AGGCGTTGATATCCGCCAGGTAGCAGGCAGCGGTAAAAACGGACGTGTGCTGAAGGAAGATATTGAATCATTCTTGAACGGAGGCTCTCAAGCTCCTGCTCAGGAAGCACCACAGGCAGAGGCAGCTAAGGAAGAAGCAGCAGCACCAGCGGCAGCAGCAGCTCCTCAAGGCCAATATCCGGAAACCCGCGAGAAAATGAGCGGAATCCGCAAAGCGATTGCAAAAGCTATGGTTAACTCCAAGCAGACTGCACCGCATGTTACATTAATGGATGAAATCGATGTAACAAAACTGGTAGCACACCGAAAGAAATTCAAGGAAGTTGCAGCAAACAAAGGCATCAAGCTTACATTCCTGCCTTATGTGGTAAAGGCATTGACTAGTGCATTGCGTGAATTCCCGGCGCTCAACACGTCAATTGACGATGCTGCTGGCGAAATCATCCACAAGCATTACTACAACATTGGAATTGCTGCTGATACAGAGAAAGGCCTGCTTGTTCCTGTCGTGAAGGATGCTGACCGCAAATCTACATTTGCTATCTCTGATGAAATCAACAGCCTGGCAACCAAGGCCCGTGACGGCAAGCTTGCTGCGGATGAAATGAAAGGCGCTTCTTGCACAATTACCAATATCGGCTCTGCGGGCGGACAATGGTTTACACCTGTCATCAATCATCCTGAAGTAGCGATCCTGGGAATTGGCCGCATCGCTGAAAAGCCTGTAGTGAAAGATGGAGAAATCGTTGCAGCACCAGTTCTTGCACTTTCTTTAAGCTTTGACCACAGAATCATCGATGGCGCAACAGCACAAAATGCATTAAACCACATCAAGCGTTTACTCAACGATCCAGAACTATTGTTAATGGAGGCGTAATTAAATGGTAGTTGGAGATTTCCCTATTGAAACAGATACTATAGTAATCGGTGCAGGTCCTGGAGGCTATGTTGCCGCTATCCGCGCAGCACAGCTTGGACAAAAAGTAACAATCGTTGAAAGAGGAACTCTTGGAGGCGTCTGCCTGAATGTCGGCTGTATCCCTTCAAAGGCTTTGATTTCAGCTGGACACCGCTATGAACATGCTAAGCATTCAGAAGAAATGGGCATTTCAGCGGAAAATGTGAAAGTAGATTTCACAAAGGTACAGGAATGGAAAGCCGGAGTTGTCAAGAAGCTTACTGGCGGTGTTGAAGGCCTTCTTAAAGGAAACAAGGTAGAGATCGCACGCGGAGAAGCTTTCTTCGTTGATGCAAATACTCTGAAAGTAATGGATGAGAAGTCTTCCCAGACTTACACTTTCAAGAATGCAATCGTTGCGACAGGTTCACGCCCAATCGAACTGCCTGCATTCAAATATTCAAAGCGCGTGCTTGATTCAACAGGCGCACTGGCTCTTGAAGAAGTTCCTGAGAAGATCGTTGTCATCGGCGGCGGCTACATCGG is a window from the Bacillus infantis NRRL B-14911 genome containing:
- a CDS encoding dihydrolipoamide acetyltransferase family protein, encoding MSFQFRLPDIGEGIHEGEIVKWFIKPGDKVQEDDVLCEVQNDKSVVEIPSPVEGTVEEVHISEGTVATVGQVLVSFDAPGYEDLQFKGEHGDEAPAEKTEAQVQSTMEAGQDVKKEEAPGQEDAGKGTVISQPDVDPDRRIIAMPSVRKFARDKGVDIRQVAGSGKNGRVLKEDIESFLNGGSQAPAQEAPQAEAAKEEAAAPAAAAAPQGQYPETREKMSGIRKAIAKAMVNSKQTAPHVTLMDEIDVTKLVAHRKKFKEVAANKGIKLTFLPYVVKALTSALREFPALNTSIDDAAGEIIHKHYYNIGIAADTEKGLLVPVVKDADRKSTFAISDEINSLATKARDGKLAADEMKGASCTITNIGSAGGQWFTPVINHPEVAILGIGRIAEKPVVKDGEIVAAPVLALSLSFDHRIIDGATAQNALNHIKRLLNDPELLLMEA